From Nitratidesulfovibrio vulgaris str. Hildenborough, a single genomic window includes:
- a CDS encoding putative bifunctional diguanylate cyclase/phosphodiesterase, producing the protein MSTLPDSRESREMPSGKEGGLPGSAHEAPIVARGDVSRSSDSTGLEYASAAAPVGDLLRAVRGGMHGVTASRGGVSGANASVGVAVFDGAGNLLEMNPQLARLLGCGDCPPPSLFSSGFVGLEGTTEVLSLFMRIAAGKVPGGMCRKRFCGEGGKTFTARVTLYAEHDISGRVARIVKLVQPEAGEDASVPGADVADKVRAALDLIAYARLNERDLPSLVARFHRILRSLMPFEHCYVALCDGPGGMVSYPYYRDIGVVSRDARAFGDGISEYIYTNGAALVLDAQGIESLERAGRFRLRCARPRHWIGVPLRTHGGEVIGVFAGKSYREGDAYTVEDRLLLELVSGHVAGAIIERRKAFALQESEARFRAIFEHSAAGICLVGRDGLLMDANPAFEELLGLTRAEVVGCRFDAFLPVKAASELDSTCRSSFAEGRDTVSLRLPFLRVDGEQRWGRQIVTAVRDVAGDVAFVLAQVEDITEQQQTEARLTRMAFHDALTGLPNRVLFLDRVETALRRARRHETYHFAVLFLDLDRFKVVNDSLGHKAGDELLRQFARRLEPCLREVDTMARFGGDEFAILLDDMSDVDESVNIIERLQAALRQPFLVQGMEVYTGASIGAVLRARDYTQAEDILRDADIAMYRAKDSGKGRFVVFESSAAPGAQDILRRENELRRALDGDEIELYFQPIVALRTGRITGLEALVRWQHPEQGLLAPGTFIPLAEESNLICDLDMHVFRKGCLAVVALQEAFEGPLAVNINISARSFRRLRMVQDITDILRETGCPPQMVKLEITENLLLTGLEVTDKLWRLKDLGLSLVLDDFGTGYSSLNYLRQFPMDILKIDRSFISRVHEERAARGIVESIANLGRTLGLGVVAEGIEVSEQAEILLEVGCPHGQGYFYSRPQPFDRMLRTLERRRPLPLSAG; encoded by the coding sequence ATGAGCACTCTGCCCGATAGCCGCGAATCCCGTGAGATGCCTTCCGGTAAGGAAGGCGGTCTCCCCGGGAGTGCGCACGAAGCCCCGATTGTTGCCCGGGGGGATGTCTCGCGTTCCTCCGACAGCACCGGCCTTGAATATGCTTCGGCTGCAGCACCCGTGGGCGACTTGCTGCGGGCCGTACGTGGCGGCATGCATGGTGTGACGGCCTCCCGTGGGGGTGTGTCCGGTGCCAATGCCAGTGTGGGGGTGGCGGTTTTCGACGGTGCCGGCAACCTGCTGGAGATGAACCCGCAGCTGGCACGCCTTCTGGGGTGCGGTGACTGCCCGCCGCCTTCCCTCTTCTCTTCGGGTTTCGTCGGCCTTGAAGGCACGACAGAGGTCCTTTCGCTGTTCATGCGCATCGCAGCCGGAAAGGTTCCGGGGGGCATGTGCCGCAAGCGATTTTGCGGCGAGGGCGGCAAAACGTTCACTGCGCGGGTGACTCTCTACGCCGAACATGACATCTCTGGGCGCGTCGCACGCATCGTCAAACTGGTGCAGCCCGAGGCGGGAGAGGATGCCTCTGTTCCGGGGGCGGACGTGGCCGACAAGGTGCGCGCCGCACTCGACCTCATCGCCTACGCGCGTCTCAATGAACGTGACCTGCCTTCCCTGGTGGCGCGCTTCCATCGCATACTCCGGTCGCTGATGCCGTTCGAACATTGCTATGTCGCACTCTGCGACGGGCCGGGCGGCATGGTGAGTTATCCCTACTATCGCGACATCGGTGTCGTCAGCCGCGATGCCCGCGCCTTCGGCGATGGCATCAGCGAGTACATCTACACGAACGGTGCTGCGCTGGTCCTTGATGCGCAGGGGATAGAGTCGCTTGAGCGCGCGGGGCGCTTCCGCCTGCGTTGTGCGCGCCCTCGGCACTGGATAGGCGTTCCGCTGCGGACGCACGGGGGCGAGGTCATCGGTGTCTTCGCGGGCAAGAGTTATCGTGAGGGCGATGCCTACACGGTCGAAGACCGGTTGCTTCTCGAACTGGTCTCGGGACATGTGGCGGGGGCCATCATCGAGCGGCGCAAGGCGTTTGCGCTACAGGAAAGCGAAGCACGGTTCAGGGCCATCTTCGAGCATTCAGCCGCCGGCATCTGCCTAGTGGGGCGTGACGGCCTGCTGATGGATGCCAACCCTGCCTTCGAGGAACTGCTCGGGCTGACACGTGCCGAAGTGGTGGGGTGCCGCTTTGACGCCTTCCTGCCCGTGAAGGCCGCATCCGAGCTCGATTCCACCTGCCGCAGCTCTTTTGCCGAGGGGCGCGACACCGTGTCACTGCGGCTGCCGTTCCTGCGGGTGGATGGCGAGCAGCGTTGGGGCAGACAGATCGTCACCGCCGTGCGCGACGTGGCGGGTGATGTGGCCTTCGTGCTTGCGCAGGTCGAGGACATCACAGAGCAGCAGCAGACCGAGGCGCGGCTGACACGCATGGCCTTCCATGATGCGCTCACCGGCTTGCCCAACCGCGTTCTTTTCCTCGACAGGGTGGAGACGGCGCTGCGCCGCGCCCGTCGCCATGAGACCTACCATTTCGCCGTACTCTTTCTCGACCTCGACAGGTTCAAGGTCGTCAACGACAGTCTCGGTCACAAGGCGGGTGACGAGCTGTTGCGCCAGTTCGCAAGGCGTCTGGAACCCTGCCTGCGCGAGGTGGACACCATGGCGCGCTTCGGGGGAGACGAGTTCGCCATCCTGCTGGACGACATGAGCGACGTTGACGAGTCGGTGAATATCATCGAGCGTCTTCAGGCTGCGTTGCGGCAGCCGTTCCTCGTGCAGGGGATGGAGGTCTACACCGGTGCCAGTATCGGGGCTGTGCTCCGCGCCCGCGACTACACGCAGGCGGAAGATATCCTGCGGGATGCCGATATCGCCATGTATCGCGCCAAGGATAGCGGCAAGGGCCGGTTCGTGGTGTTCGAGTCGAGTGCTGCTCCCGGGGCACAGGACATCCTGCGTCGCGAGAACGAATTGCGCAGGGCGCTCGATGGTGACGAGATCGAGCTGTACTTCCAGCCCATAGTGGCCTTGCGGACGGGACGCATCACCGGTCTCGAGGCTCTCGTGCGCTGGCAGCATCCCGAACAGGGGCTGCTGGCTCCCGGCACGTTCATCCCGCTGGCGGAAGAGTCCAATCTCATCTGCGACCTCGACATGCACGTCTTCCGCAAGGGATGCCTTGCCGTGGTGGCGCTGCAGGAGGCCTTCGAGGGGCCGCTGGCAGTCAACATCAATATCTCGGCCCGCAGCTTCCGCAGGCTACGCATGGTGCAGGACATCACGGACATCCTGCGCGAGACGGGATGCCCGCCACAGATGGTGAAGCTCGAGATCACCGAGAACCTGCTGCTGACAGGGCTTGAAGTGACGGACAAGCTCTGGCGTCTCAAGGACCTTGGACTGTCCCTCGTGCTTGACGATTTCGGTACGGGCTATTCTTCGTTGAACTACCTGCGCCAGTTCCCCATGGATATCCTCAAGATAGACAGGTCGTTCATCAGTCGCGTGCACGAGGAGAGGGCGGCGAGGGGTATCGTTGAGTCCATCGCCAACCTCGGGCGCACGTTGGGTCTCGGAGTCGTCGCCGAAGGCATCGAGGTGTCGGAACAGGCAGAGATTCTGCTGGAAGTGGGCTGCCCGCACGGGCAGGGCTATTTCTATTCCCGCCCTCAACCGTTCGACCGGATGCTTCGCACGCTCGAACGACGTCGCCCGTTGCCGTTGTCAGCAGGATAG
- a CDS encoding AI-2E family transporter, translating to MNNVPSGRHHVSTSRNLFAWFLFALLLLSLYLSYQLVAPFLHTIILSSVFSASIYPFYRRLTSYLGERPVPAALLVLAGVVILVVIPVVVFVIGLIPQAVASVSAITRWLAGHGGLDGLNDAALAPYIAWVRENLPFIDPAQLDVRSSLVQASRAAGQTLLQWGTYVLGNTLLLFGHFLLLLLCMFFMLKDGAWMVQRVRYLSPLRIDQQDRIILELRRVGRSVLVGGLLVAVIQGLLGGVALAAVGIPALFWGTLMAFASLVPVVGTGLVWVPAVCYLLLTSQWESALFLSLWCGIVVVGADSILRPYFMRGGVGMPVFFIFLSILGGVKAFGMLGILDGPLILSFTVVMLSLYGDEYRDILDAGSLAHSRGAECEKGEASEEGPDGT from the coding sequence ATGAACAATGTGCCCAGCGGACGCCATCACGTCTCGACCTCCCGCAATCTCTTCGCCTGGTTCCTCTTCGCCCTGCTGCTGCTTTCGCTGTATCTCAGTTATCAGCTTGTGGCCCCGTTCCTGCACACCATAATCCTCTCCAGCGTGTTCAGTGCCAGCATCTACCCGTTCTACCGCAGGCTGACGTCATACCTTGGCGAGAGGCCGGTGCCCGCAGCGCTACTGGTGCTTGCAGGCGTGGTGATTCTGGTCGTCATCCCTGTCGTCGTCTTCGTCATCGGCCTCATTCCGCAGGCGGTGGCTTCGGTGTCCGCCATCACGCGCTGGCTGGCAGGGCATGGCGGTCTGGACGGTCTCAACGACGCCGCCCTCGCGCCCTACATCGCATGGGTGCGCGAGAATCTGCCCTTCATCGACCCCGCCCAACTCGACGTGCGCAGTAGCCTTGTTCAGGCTTCAAGGGCGGCAGGGCAGACCCTGCTGCAGTGGGGAACGTACGTCCTCGGCAACACCCTGTTGCTGTTCGGACATTTTCTGCTGCTTCTGCTGTGCATGTTCTTCATGCTGAAGGACGGGGCGTGGATGGTACAGCGTGTGCGGTATCTCTCGCCGTTGCGTATCGACCAGCAGGACCGCATCATCCTCGAATTGCGCCGCGTGGGGCGTTCCGTCCTCGTGGGCGGACTTCTCGTCGCGGTCATCCAGGGGCTTCTCGGAGGCGTGGCGCTGGCTGCGGTGGGCATTCCGGCCCTGTTCTGGGGAACGCTGATGGCGTTCGCCTCTCTCGTGCCTGTTGTCGGCACAGGACTCGTGTGGGTTCCTGCCGTGTGCTACCTGCTGCTGACATCGCAGTGGGAGTCGGCCCTCTTCCTGTCACTCTGGTGCGGCATCGTGGTCGTGGGCGCGGACAGCATCCTCAGGCCCTACTTCATGCGTGGCGGCGTGGGGATGCCCGTGTTCTTCATCTTCCTGTCCATCCTCGGAGGGGTCAAGGCCTTCGGGATGCTTGGCATTCTCGATGGCCCGCTGATTCTGAGCTTCACCGTGGTGATGCTCTCACTCTATGGGGACGAGTACCGCGACATCCTTGATGCCGGAAGCCTCGCACACTCTCGTGGGGCGGAGTGCGAAAAGGGTGAAGCCTCCGAGGAAGGGCCTGACGGCACGTAG
- a CDS encoding CvpA family protein: MTPNYLDIAFLAVLGLFTLRGLFRGLVEEVAGLVGVIGGFWLANRHHADAAAYVGRVVEDPAWVGVLSYVVVFLGVLLVVSIVARIIRKLLVLSFAGWLDHLAGGAVGVAKGVIICSILLAVLMHFLPDASFVRDSRVIPHLAKVTSFIKGYLPQQIVN; this comes from the coding sequence ATGACGCCGAACTATCTGGATATCGCCTTTCTGGCCGTTCTGGGCCTCTTCACGTTGCGCGGGCTCTTCCGTGGTCTTGTGGAGGAGGTCGCCGGACTCGTCGGTGTCATCGGCGGCTTCTGGCTTGCCAACAGGCATCACGCCGATGCCGCGGCCTATGTCGGTCGCGTGGTCGAAGACCCCGCATGGGTGGGAGTGCTCTCCTATGTGGTCGTCTTCCTCGGTGTTCTGCTCGTGGTCTCCATCGTGGCACGCATCATCCGGAAATTGCTGGTACTCTCCTTCGCGGGGTGGCTTGACCATCTTGCCGGGGGTGCGGTCGGCGTGGCCAAGGGGGTGATCATATGCTCCATCCTGCTGGCGGTGCTGATGCACTTTCTGCCCGACGCCTCTTTCGTGCGCGACTCGCGCGTCATACCCCATCTCGCCAAGGTGACCTCGTTCATCAAGGGCTATCTCCCTCAACAGATTGTAAACTGA
- a CDS encoding HDOD domain-containing protein, whose amino-acid sequence MRTLSLNRLLPGMVLVETVRDINGRRLFPAGHEVTESTLRILAMWGVTEVVVVDDRSPATSAAHTDSRADLQAHPHSMPSPAWAEVKRRFHGCDIEHPHNRVMAEELATRLEERSPCILGAADISTGHVGAQCACPPPVDRPTLLELGTRLATLPETFHRLTEVLHDPMSTAADAAEIISYDPDLASRLLRFANSAYFGLRSPVDNINRAVIVIGVAQLMVIATGTCLIRSFRGIPSRMVDMRTFWQHSVACGVAARILAVHAGLEATDRLFLSGLLHDIGRLVTFIHLPDHAACLLQEAARRQVRLVDIEEEIVGADHGEIGAALLTHWNCPPYLVDDQRAVHAPDIPERRHAILAAADALANLFGPGSSGERLMPRLSAETWQATGLAPTAFATAAAQLERQVGDLLQCMEAL is encoded by the coding sequence ATGCGCACACTCAGCCTCAACAGACTGCTTCCCGGCATGGTTCTCGTCGAGACCGTGCGGGATATCAACGGGCGTCGCCTTTTTCCCGCCGGACACGAAGTCACCGAATCCACTCTGCGCATTCTCGCCATGTGGGGAGTCACAGAGGTCGTCGTCGTTGATGACAGGTCGCCAGCCACTTCGGCTGCCCACACGGACTCAAGGGCAGACTTGCAGGCACATCCCCACTCCATGCCATCTCCGGCATGGGCCGAGGTGAAGCGCCGCTTCCACGGTTGCGACATCGAGCATCCCCACAACCGGGTCATGGCTGAAGAACTTGCCACACGCCTTGAGGAAAGGTCGCCCTGCATCTTGGGTGCTGCCGACATCTCAACGGGTCATGTGGGTGCGCAGTGTGCGTGCCCGCCCCCCGTAGACAGGCCCACGCTGCTCGAACTCGGCACCAGACTCGCCACCCTGCCCGAGACATTCCACAGACTCACCGAGGTCCTTCACGACCCCATGAGCACCGCCGCCGATGCCGCGGAAATCATCAGCTACGACCCCGACCTCGCCTCACGCCTGCTGCGCTTCGCCAACAGTGCCTATTTCGGGCTGCGCTCGCCGGTAGACAACATCAACCGCGCCGTCATCGTCATCGGGGTCGCGCAACTCATGGTCATCGCCACCGGCACATGCCTCATCAGGTCGTTTCGAGGCATTCCGTCGCGCATGGTCGACATGCGAACCTTCTGGCAACATTCGGTGGCATGTGGCGTGGCTGCCCGCATCCTTGCCGTCCACGCGGGACTGGAGGCGACCGACCGGCTCTTCCTCTCCGGGCTTTTGCATGACATCGGCAGGCTGGTGACTTTCATCCACCTCCCAGACCATGCCGCCTGCCTGTTGCAGGAAGCGGCGAGACGACAGGTGCGTCTCGTCGACATCGAAGAGGAGATTGTCGGGGCCGACCACGGAGAAATCGGGGCCGCACTGCTCACACACTGGAACTGCCCCCCCTACCTCGTAGACGACCAGCGCGCCGTGCACGCGCCAGACATCCCCGAAAGGCGCCATGCCATCCTCGCCGCTGCCGACGCGCTCGCCAATCTCTTCGGCCCGGGCTCCAGCGGTGAACGGCTCATGCCGCGCCTCAGCGCCGAAACCTGGCAGGCCACGGGACTGGCCCCTACAGCTTTCGCCACCGCAGCAGCACAGCTTGAAAGACAGGTCGGCGACCTTCTACAATGCATGGAGGCCCTGTGA
- a CDS encoding aldehyde ferredoxin oxidoreductase family protein — translation MPRILRINTRERSWRFEEPGKYAGLGGRSLTSRLVQDEVPADTHALSAENRIVAAIGLLSGTGAANSGRISIGAKSPLTGGIKESNSGGSFCQKLARLDILALVLEDKPEPNAPLVNIVLTKDGVRFDEAGDMAGKGTYACMDAVSERYGKKACAMLIGPAGESLLTGASIQFSDPWGRPARAAGRGGLGAVMGSKRVKAIVIDDEGGTRFGYADEARFKAASKRWAEILRAHPVTGQGLPGFGTAILVNIINEAGAFPTQNFRTGRCEHAPKISGEVMAEYMEKRGGKVKEGCHAGCIIQCSQNYVDPAGEYITSGFEYETVWAFGGNSLIADIDDIARLDRMCDDLGVDTIEIGNTVAIAMDAGIIPWGDGKAALKLLARIADPSDALGRIIGSGVGFAAQAFGIDRVPTVKNQSMPAYDPRAAKGVGVTYATTTMGADHTAGYAICQNMLKVGGDVNPLGKEGQVETSKALQVATATVDSLGLCLFVAFAVLDTPDAVQCICDMVSARHGIDFTPNDFIAIGTDVLKVEQKFNADAGFTPEDDQLPAFMKREPLPPHNVVWDFSVEELQQAKV, via the coding sequence ATGCCGAGGATACTACGTATCAATACAAGGGAGCGTAGCTGGAGGTTCGAAGAACCGGGAAAGTACGCAGGACTTGGGGGGCGCTCTCTCACTTCGCGCCTTGTTCAGGACGAGGTTCCAGCGGATACGCATGCGCTGAGCGCAGAGAACAGGATCGTGGCTGCCATCGGCCTGTTGTCCGGCACAGGTGCGGCGAACTCCGGTCGTATTTCCATCGGGGCCAAGTCGCCTCTCACCGGCGGCATCAAGGAGAGCAACTCCGGCGGTTCGTTCTGCCAGAAGCTTGCCCGACTCGACATTCTCGCCCTCGTGCTTGAAGACAAGCCCGAACCCAATGCACCTCTGGTCAACATCGTCCTGACGAAGGATGGCGTGCGCTTCGATGAGGCGGGAGACATGGCCGGAAAGGGCACCTATGCCTGCATGGATGCCGTATCGGAACGCTACGGCAAGAAGGCTTGCGCCATGCTCATCGGCCCTGCCGGCGAGTCGCTTCTCACCGGCGCCTCCATCCAGTTCTCCGACCCGTGGGGACGTCCCGCCCGTGCGGCAGGGCGTGGCGGGCTTGGTGCCGTCATGGGGTCGAAGCGTGTGAAGGCCATCGTAATCGATGACGAAGGCGGTACGCGCTTCGGATACGCCGATGAAGCCCGCTTCAAGGCCGCTTCGAAGCGCTGGGCCGAGATCCTGCGCGCCCACCCTGTCACGGGGCAGGGCTTGCCCGGCTTCGGGACGGCCATCCTCGTGAACATCATCAACGAGGCGGGTGCGTTCCCCACCCAGAACTTCCGTACCGGTCGCTGTGAGCATGCCCCCAAGATCAGCGGCGAAGTCATGGCCGAGTACATGGAGAAGCGTGGTGGCAAGGTCAAGGAAGGCTGCCACGCCGGGTGCATCATCCAGTGTTCCCAGAACTATGTCGACCCGGCTGGCGAGTACATCACCTCCGGTTTCGAATACGAGACGGTGTGGGCCTTCGGGGGCAACTCCCTGATTGCCGACATCGATGACATCGCGCGGCTGGACAGGATGTGCGACGACCTCGGTGTCGACACCATCGAGATAGGCAACACCGTTGCCATCGCCATGGACGCGGGCATCATCCCGTGGGGCGACGGCAAGGCGGCATTGAAGCTGCTTGCCCGCATCGCAGACCCCTCCGACGCCCTCGGCCGCATCATCGGTTCGGGTGTCGGTTTCGCGGCGCAGGCCTTCGGCATCGACCGGGTCCCCACCGTGAAGAACCAGTCCATGCCCGCCTACGACCCCCGTGCAGCCAAGGGTGTTGGCGTGACCTATGCCACCACCACCATGGGGGCCGACCACACGGCTGGCTACGCCATCTGCCAGAACATGCTCAAGGTCGGCGGTGACGTGAACCCGCTAGGCAAGGAAGGGCAGGTCGAAACCTCGAAGGCCCTGCAGGTCGCCACGGCTACCGTCGACTCGCTGGGTCTGTGCCTGTTCGTTGCGTTCGCGGTGCTCGACACCCCCGATGCCGTGCAGTGCATCTGCGACATGGTCTCGGCGCGCCACGGTATAGACTTCACTCCGAACGACTTCATCGCCATCGGTACCGATGTTCTCAAGGTGGAGCAGAAGTTCAATGCCGATGCAGGGTTCACTCCCGAAGACGACCAACTGCCCGCGTTCATGAAGCGCGAACCCCTGCCTCCGCACAATGTCGTGTGGGACTTCTCGGTGGAGGAGTTGCAGCAGGCCAAGGTCTAA
- a CDS encoding PAS domain-containing protein produces MTDHQTSLPLGEHIRHLEDQARLTLDILDMATELSDFQALTNRKATPEQILSETHARLSDLIPFATTCFMLVVEGTSDFMPALCIPESQQAFIDDEVRHLTESGLFALAIRENRPITIYSRNGTHRLVLCVLATTARVRGMFIGVHPRDARNVSAVLLSLLRLVLRQCANAIEVHELDAMRRSDDRQINALFNGLTIPVFETDAAGGFRHMNPATRMIVARAALKGDAGLLDIVHPDDRPRLAERVGLAMQHSHPVTLSCRLVVDCNGSTDVLLHLTPVMATTRCVGLRGVAIPASDLA; encoded by the coding sequence GTGACGGACCATCAGACATCGCTCCCTCTTGGCGAGCACATCCGCCATCTTGAGGACCAGGCACGTCTGACCCTCGACATCCTCGACATGGCGACGGAACTGTCCGACTTCCAGGCCCTGACGAACCGCAAGGCGACGCCGGAACAGATACTCAGCGAGACGCATGCCCGCCTGAGCGACCTCATTCCGTTCGCCACCACGTGCTTCATGCTTGTCGTCGAAGGCACTTCCGATTTCATGCCCGCCCTGTGCATCCCCGAATCACAGCAGGCGTTCATCGACGACGAGGTACGGCATCTTACCGAGAGCGGTCTTTTCGCCCTTGCCATCAGGGAGAATCGGCCCATCACCATCTATTCGCGCAACGGCACGCACCGTCTCGTCTTGTGCGTGCTGGCCACGACAGCGCGCGTGCGGGGCATGTTCATAGGGGTTCACCCGCGTGACGCCCGCAATGTCTCAGCCGTGCTCCTTTCCCTCTTGCGGCTGGTCTTGCGCCAATGCGCCAACGCCATTGAAGTCCACGAACTCGATGCCATGCGCCGTAGTGACGACAGGCAAATCAACGCGCTCTTCAATGGCCTGACCATCCCCGTCTTCGAGACGGACGCAGCCGGAGGCTTCCGGCACATGAACCCCGCAACCCGGATGATTGTCGCACGCGCAGCGCTCAAGGGCGATGCAGGGCTGCTCGACATCGTACACCCCGATGACAGACCGAGGCTGGCTGAAAGGGTCGGGCTAGCCATGCAGCACAGCCATCCCGTGACATTGTCATGCCGTCTCGTGGTCGATTGCAACGGTTCGACCGATGTACTGTTGCACCTGACCCCCGTCATGGCTACGACACGCTGTGTCGGGCTACGGGGTGTGGCCATTCCTGCAAGTGACCTTGCCTAG
- a CDS encoding HD domain-containing phosphohydrolase, with protein sequence MPPATMQSAPAPATILIIDDDASVRMGLKALLEDEGFYVMDASSGPEGLSMFATSPPDLVLVDLAMPDMNGRDVVRHLHSADPLVPVIVVSGTGVLEDAVGTLRDGAWDYVAKPIADTAGFVRLIRRALERAALIAENTAYSNGLEQMVRQRTAELEAASSRLHTTLFATVESLSKLTNLKDAYTEAHQCRVAIIATTIGEVLGYEGERLDGLRVAATLHDIGKLCIPSEFLTKPRGLDHHEMAFLRQHPQFGYEILADIPFPSPVADIVLQHHERLDGSGYPAGLRGDAILAEARIIAVADVLEAICSHRPYRPALPLSYAMSEIESGMGTLFCPQAAGVCLDLVRSDNPRLHAFLSTAS encoded by the coding sequence ATGCCACCTGCGACAATGCAATCTGCGCCCGCCCCCGCCACCATACTCATCATTGATGACGACGCCTCTGTCCGCATGGGGCTGAAGGCCCTGCTTGAGGACGAAGGCTTCTACGTCATGGATGCGTCTTCAGGGCCAGAGGGACTGTCCATGTTCGCGACATCGCCGCCAGACCTTGTTCTGGTAGACCTTGCCATGCCCGACATGAACGGGCGCGATGTCGTGCGCCACCTGCACAGTGCCGACCCCCTCGTCCCTGTCATCGTGGTCTCCGGCACCGGTGTGCTCGAAGACGCCGTGGGAACCCTTCGTGACGGGGCATGGGACTATGTCGCGAAACCCATTGCCGACACCGCAGGCTTCGTACGCCTTATCCGCAGGGCCCTCGAAAGGGCAGCCCTCATCGCCGAGAACACGGCCTACAGCAACGGTCTTGAACAGATGGTGCGCCAGCGCACCGCCGAACTCGAGGCGGCATCGTCGCGCCTGCACACCACTCTTTTCGCCACCGTCGAATCTCTCTCCAAGCTCACCAACCTCAAGGACGCCTACACCGAAGCGCACCAGTGCCGTGTCGCCATCATCGCCACCACCATCGGAGAAGTGCTGGGCTACGAAGGGGAAAGACTGGACGGGCTGCGTGTCGCCGCCACGTTGCACGACATCGGCAAACTTTGCATTCCATCGGAATTTCTGACCAAACCAAGAGGGCTCGATCACCACGAGATGGCATTCCTGCGACAGCATCCACAATTCGGGTACGAGATTCTTGCCGATATCCCCTTTCCCTCGCCTGTAGCCGACATCGTGCTCCAGCACCATGAACGGCTCGACGGTTCGGGCTATCCCGCAGGTCTGCGTGGAGATGCCATCCTTGCGGAAGCCCGCATCATCGCCGTTGCCGACGTGCTTGAGGCCATCTGTTCTCACCGCCCCTACAGACCCGCCCTGCCCCTGTCCTACGCCATGAGCGAGATCGAAAGCGGCATGGGCACCCTCTTCTGCCCGCAAGCGGCTGGCGTGTGCCTTGACCTTGTCCGCAGCGACAACCCGCGCCTTCATGCCTTCCTTTCCACAGCATCCTGA
- a CDS encoding MoaD/ThiS family protein, whose translation MDIEIKCFATLSRFTPEGGRMQLDGGTTVAGVMQALGIAADDVKIVFINGIHATPETVLQSGDRLGLFPAVGGG comes from the coding sequence ATGGATATCGAGATCAAATGCTTTGCCACACTTTCGCGCTTCACTCCCGAAGGGGGCCGTATGCAGCTTGACGGCGGGACGACCGTTGCCGGGGTGATGCAGGCGCTCGGCATCGCGGCGGACGACGTCAAGATCGTCTTCATCAACGGCATTCACGCCACGCCGGAGACGGTATTGCAGTCCGGCGACAGGCTTGGCCTCTTCCCTGCCGTGGGTGGCGGCTAG
- the mazG gene encoding nucleoside triphosphate pyrophosphohydrolase gives MTKDNASLARLTDVIDRLLAPEGCPWDKEQTPESLCDYLVEECFELVEAIRSGNADEVREEMGDVMFLLAFLGRLYADKGAFTLDDAMANNAAKMIRRHPHVFSDTTYADRDEFLRNWESIKRAEKADAEGEPQGVYDSLPASLPPLLKAYRIHSKAARVGFTWPEDEDVERQVEAEWLELLDVLAGDDKAAQENELGDLIFSLVELGRRKGIKANTALDMTNLKFLRRFRRMEALARERGLDFPALSLDDKDELWNEAKAAEAAAR, from the coding sequence ATGACCAAGGACAACGCATCCCTCGCCCGTCTCACCGATGTCATCGACCGTCTCCTCGCCCCTGAAGGCTGCCCGTGGGACAAGGAGCAGACCCCCGAATCGCTTTGCGACTATCTCGTGGAGGAGTGCTTCGAACTGGTGGAGGCCATTCGCAGCGGCAATGCGGACGAAGTGCGCGAAGAGATGGGCGATGTCATGTTCCTTCTCGCCTTCCTCGGCAGACTCTACGCCGACAAGGGGGCATTCACCCTTGATGACGCCATGGCCAACAACGCCGCGAAGATGATTCGCCGTCACCCGCATGTGTTTTCGGATACGACCTATGCGGACCGCGATGAGTTCCTCCGTAACTGGGAGAGCATCAAGCGCGCCGAAAAGGCCGATGCCGAAGGCGAACCGCAAGGCGTGTACGACAGCCTGCCAGCCTCGTTGCCGCCGCTTCTCAAGGCGTACCGTATCCATTCCAAGGCTGCCCGCGTAGGCTTCACATGGCCCGAAGACGAGGATGTGGAACGGCAGGTCGAGGCCGAATGGCTTGAACTGCTGGACGTGCTGGCCGGAGACGACAAGGCCGCACAGGAGAACGAACTCGGCGACCTCATCTTCTCGCTGGTCGAACTCGGTCGGCGCAAGGGAATCAAGGCCAACACGGCACTGGATATGACCAACCTCAAGTTCCTGCGCCGTTTCCGCAGGATGGAGGCACTGGCCCGCGAGCGCGGTCTCGATTTTCCCGCGCTGTCCCTCGACGACAAGGACGAGTTGTGGAACGAGGCGAAGGCTGCGGAAGCGGCAGCGCGGTAG